The DNA window GGCGAATACTTGATCAAAGGCGTTTCGGGTCGGCTCCTGGTTCATCTACTGGGGCTGCATCTGCAAGAGGGTCGTGCGGACTTTACCAATCGTGAGATGCGGCTCTCCGACGAATTGCGATTGCCCGATTTCAAGGACAATCTGGAAACCCGCCTGCTCCTGCTCCGACGGCGGCTGGACGAGAAGGCTGCTCCAATCCGGCTACTGAGAACGGGTCGCGGAAAGCTCAGGCTGGAAATTGCCGGACCCGCGCTTCTCGAGTCGCGGTAAGGAGCAGGATTGGGGGAACGGCCGTTGTTGGCACGAAACGGAACTGTCGACTGCATTGCGCGATGTCCGCTCTCAGGGGGCAAAGCGGAAAACATATGCTCGCATTGAGCTTTTCCGGTTTTGACCCGACTGAGACATCGGGCCTGATCGCGTCTGAGGCCACTTGCGTGCGATATCCGCTCAGGTCGTTCCGCGAAGGTCGAGAAGCACCTTTCCGCCCGCTCATGACTGGTGCTTTTGCCGCAGAAGTTGCGGCACCGGTCTTTGAGATCGGCCATTTCGAATTGCGCGGCTTCCGTCAGCATCAGTCCTTGTACGGGTTGTGCCAAGACGGCGAGGTGCCTGCTGCGCCCACGTGGACGGATGGCGCGTAGCAGGCTGTACGGACTGTTGGGGGTAAACTTCTGCTTTTGGCAGGGCTGAGCGGACAAGCCCCGCATCGAAAGAACGCCCCACCGTAGCTTTTGACCGTAGCTTTTCGACGTGCGTTAAGAAAAGCCAATACAATTAGAGCTGTAAGGAGGAGCGATGTTCCGCCAGCTAGCTTGACCTCAACCCGCTTGATCAACTTTGATCGGCGCCCATCCGTTAGAAAGCAGTACCGAACCTATTCCCCATCAGTATCCCACCTGCGCGAACAGTTTCTTGATTGCTGGCGCCGACGGCGATGGAGTCCTGCGATAATACTGCCGCCTCTAGAGTATTTGAAGGCCGGCAACGTTTCACACGCCGGCCTATTCCTCCAGAAGCTTTGATGCAGAGGCCCTTCGCGATCCGGGCAATATCGTCGATCAGCCTATGGCAGAGGTTGGCGCAGATGACCTCGGCATTTTGAATTTCTGCGTGTTCACTTGAAAAGCCACCAATCTGCGACAAGAACGTGAATAATTTGGGGGGGTGTGTTATTGGCGGACTGCTGTCTCAGATCCGCTCGGCTGTTCCGATTCACCGGTGGGCATATGATTACCCCTTTTTTGGAACAAATGGCTCGTTTGGGAGGAGTTTCAGATCGGACGCATTGTCCCGGTATACGCGGACAGGCGGTGGCTTAGCTGTTCCAATCGATTGTTTTCGATTCAGCAAGTGAAACACTTGAACGGCATACGTTGCCGAATCAAGAGGCCACCGGTACGGAAGTGGTGGCGACAGAAGAGGGGCATCGCCCCTGACGCGGGTCACGTGATCTCATCGGTTCGCCAGCGACAAGCCAACGGCTGAAGTCGCCACAGGGAGACCTCGACATTCATCGATGGCGATGGCTCAAGCTGTCTCAAATCAGTGCGACGTTGTGATTCGGCAAATGACACGGTGGAACGGCCTGCCTGCCGGTTGCAAGAACGTTGTGCGACACAACCCTTGCCGGCGTTCGGAGGCGGTGCCAAAACCGGTTCTTACAGCACACCACCAGCACCGAACTCCTTCCCTTGCGAGTGTCGTGGGCATGGCATCGGAAGCCCCCCGAAGGGAGAGTCGATGGTCAGCTTTACCGGGCGAGGTGATTTCAAGTAGCGGCGTAAATTCCGACCATTTGCTCGCGTTGGGCTAGACAGCTGAGGCTCATGGAGACGGTGTGGATGAGCGACTCCCGACCAGCCCATAGCAGGAAGGAGACCAGGCACAAGAAGATGTCTCTCGGATAGCGGTACGCGAGGCGGCGCAAAGCGCTGATTAGCCGGGGTTCTGGAAGTGGTTTACCGCACTTTCCTACTAACCTGCGTGCGACGAAGACTTCGGCAACTGGCCTAGCAGCATCGCCAACTCGGCTTGACGCGAGGTACCGGTCTTTTCGAAAATGGATTTCAGTCGACTGCGCAATGTTTCCTTGGAGACGCCGATAGCTGTCGCAATTTCGGGCAACGTTTTGCCAATCGCGATATCCGGGGCAAGCTTGGCCTCGGAAAGAGTTAATCCGAACGCTTGCTGCATGGCTGAAATCGGGGGCCCAACCGGCTCAATCTCAAGATCGATGACGGTTACAATCGCCGAAACCAGATTCAATATGTCATGCGCGGCGCCGACGACGGGAACGATCGATGCAATCATTGGGCGCGCTCCATTGCGCCGAGGCAAAATAACCGGCGCGAGCGGCTTGCGCAGATTGCCGTCATATTCGAGGGCCTGCTTGACTGCCGCCGCAATTTTTCGGCCCGCGTCAGGATGCCAGGATGCCAAACGCCGATTTTCAATTGTCACGCCGTTGCGCGTCAGATTTTCAAAGCTCTCGCTGGCGTGGAGAATGCGACCGTCATTGCCGAGCAGAGCCAACGGCCGTCCATCCGAGGCAAAGGCGTCTGCGATCCGCTGCGCTGAGGATATGCCGATCCGCAGGGCCAGGCTGCCGACCAACTGCAATTGCGACGCCAGCGCATTGATATTCTCGATTTCAGATGGTGAGTACGTCCCTTGATCAATTCGGCGAATGATGGAAGTTGAAAGGACCGAACCGGGCGCCTTCGCCAGGATCACTCCGGCAAAGGATGAATAGCCAGCACTGACAAAGAGCTCCTGATGAAATGGATCCCGCTCGAGTTCGTGCGCCGTAAAGCAGTCTTGTTCGGTCAAAGCCCCTCGCCAGCCGCGAAAAACGAGCTCCAGCCCCCGAGCCCGGTGCGAATTCAGCTGGGGCGATCGCCATTTCTTAACAAACCCGGAGTGAAGTTCGCCGACACCCACGGAGCCAACGGTCCCCAGGGTTTGAAGGCCGCTCGATAGGTTCAAGGCGGCACCTTCCGCGCCGCAGGCTTGCGCTAACTCGTGGAGTGCATTCGGCAGAAGTTCGGGAAGAGCGGCTGCCTCGTAAAATTGATGAACAACACGGTCAAAAGCAGCTGAGCGAACCCCGCTCATTGCAAAAATCCTCTTTCAAAAAAGGTCACTCTAGGGGCAATAACCGGGCGGGACAAGATTTCTTGCCAATCAAGGTATACCGCCTCGAGGCGCCGGTCTGTCCGCAACCCCCGCGGTTTTTCAATCCGAAGTCGCTCTACGACGAACTTGCTCTGTGTGATTGAATTTCGCGATTATCTCTCCCCAAGCCCATGTGTTCCGACGGGGCCTCGCCGGTTAGTCGCCGGAACCATTCAGGTTAATCCCGGCGGTCGCGGCATTTTTTTCCAATTTGACCCGTTCGGGTGAGGCGGCCGCCACCACGCCCAATATAACTAGTTTTTTAGTGAAGCCTGGCAGGGGGTTTCCGATCTCACCGCGCGCTGCCGGATCCGGTTTCGTTTTGGCGAAGCCGGACGCCGCGGGTTTGCGAGCTTGGAAGCTTCGGTCATTTGCGACGCCTGCAAGGCAATGAGTTTGGAGAATTCAAAAGTTTTTATTTGGGGGGACCAATGTCGAACGACGGTGTGACCAGCATTATCGGCAACCAGAACGCCGCGGTAACCGACGGCAACAACAGTCTGATCCTCGCTGGAAACGGCAATGACACGCTCATCGCAGGAGCAAGCAGCATTGTGACTGCGGGCAATGGTAGCGACAAAATTACGGTCGGCGCCAACGGCATCATCATTGCCGGCAACGGCAACGACACCCTGACGAGCGGCGCCAACAGCCTGATCACGGTCGGCAACGGCAACGATACGATAACCGCGGGAGCCAACAGCCTGATCGTCGCCGGCAACGGCAACGATACCGTCCATCTCGGAGCCAACAACATCGTCACCGTCGGAAATGGCAAGGACACGTTCGTGCTTCCGTCATCCTCGCAGGTGACGCTCTCGACGCCCTCAAGCCTTGCGGTCAACGAGGATGGCGCGGTCGCGCTGGCGATCGGCGTCGGCTCATCGGGTTTTGGCTTCGGCAATGAGGCGATTCTCGGTTTCAACGCCAGCAACGACAAGCTTCAGTTCAACACCTCGCAGTTCGCGAATTTCGCGGCCGTCATGGCGTCGGCGAAACAAGTCGGTAACGACGCCGTCATCACCGGCGACGCCTCCGATACGATCGTCCTGAGCGGCGTGCGTCTCTCCAGCCTGACGGCAAGCGATTTTTCCTTCACCAGCACATCGAACATATCGGTGACGATATCGGGAATACCGGCCGGCGTGACGCTGAGCGATACCGCGGGCACCGTCGCCGTGACGAACGGCAGCGCGACATTGACCCAGGCTCAGCTTGCCGGGTTGACGCTGAAGGCCGGCGAGGTGACAGCCGCGACGTTAACGGTCACGGCGACCGACGCATCGACAGGCCACTCGGTTTCGAAGACAATCGCGCTCTCCGTCAATCCCGTCGCTCCGACGCTGATGGGCCCGGCGTCGTTGACGGTCAGCGCTGGCGCTGCCATCGCTCTCGGGATCACGGAAACTCCGTTCGACGCCCGCGACACCATATCCCTGACCATCAAAGGCGTGCCCGCGGATGCGTCGCTGTCGGCCGGGATCAAGAACGCGGATGGCACTTGGACGCTTTCGCCGCCGCAGCTCGCGGGCCTGACCCTGCAGGCCGGGAGCGCGACAACGGCCGCCCTGACGGTCACGGCGACAAACACGCTCGGGCAAACAGCATCAACCTCGGAAACTATCCAGCTCAACGTTGTAACGCCGCTGAAAGTAACGTTCGACACTGTGTCGTTCACCGACACGGGCGTGCAGGGTGACCATATCACCAACAACAGCAGCGTCACGCTGTCCGGTACGGTGACCGATAACTTGACGGTATCGCAGGTTCGGGTTTTCAACGGCAGCACGCTGTTGGGCACGGCGACCGTCGACAACGTCCACCACACCTGGTCGCTGACCAAGATGCTCGCGGACGGAACCTACAACCAGCTGGTCGTCAAAGCGACCGATAGCGCAGGCACCACAGCCGCTGCGAGTACAACCCAGTATGTTGAAATCGACACCACAGCTCCTGCGCTCGTTTCGCAGTCTGAATCCGTCTCGGGACTCACACAATCGAAGATCGACGTCATCACCGTGAATGCGACCGACGCCAACGGCGTGGCGTCGGTGGCGATCTATGACGATGCGACCGGTCATCTGCTGGGCAATGCAACGCTGAGCAACGGTACCTGGAGCTACAGCGCGACCGGACTGTCCGACGGCGCCCACAATTTTTACGCCGTGATCACCGACGCGGCCGGCAACCAGACCAGGACGGCCGACCTCGCGACCGTAACGGTCGATACGACGCCGCCGACGGCAACCATTTCGGCCTCCGTGACCGGGGCAACCAACGTCACGTCCGATGTCATCACGATTAACGCCGCCGATGCCAACGGCGTCGCCTCGGTCGCGATCGACGACAATGGCAACTTTATCGCCAACGCGACACAGACCAGCCCGGGCGTATGGAATTACGTGGCGACTGGTCTTGGTCAGGGCAGCCATGACTTCACGGCTGTGGTCACCGACAACGCGGGCAATTCATCCACCACCGGCCATGCGTCGGTATCGGTCGATACAACCGCGCCTTCGGTCACATTTGATACGGTCTCCTATGACCACACCGGCGCCGCCAATTTCACCAAGGACGGAACGGTTACGCTGTCCGGGACGACGGCCGACAACGTCACGGTATCGCAGGTCCAGGTATTCAGCGGCACGCAGTTGCTGGGCAATGCTGTTGTCGACAACACGAGCCATACCTGGACTCTCACCGAAAATCTGGGGCCGGGCATTTACACCAATCTCAGCGCGACGGCGACCGACGAGGCCGGCAATACCAGCACGGCCAGCAATGCCGATGCCACGCAAACGCTGCACGTCGATCAAACGGCCCCCTCGGTCACGTTTGCAACGGTGTCGTTCGTCGACACCGGGACCCCGAACGACGGCATCACCGGCAACAACCTTGTGACGCTGTCCGGCTCGGTCACCGACGACGTGACGGTGTCGCAGGTTCAGGTGTTCAACGGCTCCCAGTTGCTGGGCAATGCCGTCGTCGACAACAACAGCCACTCCTGGACATTGACGACGAATCTCGCGGACGGAACCTACGCCAATTTGAATGCGACAGCGACTGACGAGGCTGGCAACACGACAAGCGTCGCCAACGCCAGCACGACCTCGAGCCTGCAGATCGATACCGCCTCGCCCACGATCACGTTCAACAACGTGACACTGACCAATCCGGCGGATACGTCCGGAACGCTCTCGTCGGATGGCGGAGTAACACTGTCGGGTACGGTGTCGGATAATGTCAGCCTGTCCCAGGTTCAGGTGTTCAACGGGACCGAGCTGCTGGGAACGGCGAATGTCGTGAACGGCGCCTGGACCCTGACGACGAGCCTGGCGCAGGGCAGCTACAACCAGTTTCACGCAACCGCGACCGACGAAGCCGGCAACGTTGCCGATGCCGGCATCAACCACGTCGTGACCGTAAGTCCCGAGTCGGGCTATGTCATTGACGGCTATATCCAGGGCGCGACTGTTTTCGCGGACACCAACCGCAATGGGAAGCTCGATCCCGGCGAGGCTTCGGGTGTAACAGACGCCTCGGGTCATTTCGTTCTCGGGCCCGGAACGACGTCGGGCACGTTGGTGCTGACCGGCGGTGTCGATACCGCGACCAATCTCCCATTTACGGGCGTGATGACGGCTCCGACGGGGTCCAGCCAGGTGACCCCGCTTACGACGCTTGTTCAATCGGTCGCGGCAGCCAATGGAGGAGACGTCGCATCGGCTTCGCAAGCGGTTGCCAACGCGCTCGGCCTCGATCCGACGGTCAATCTGACCAACCTCGATACTGTGGCGGCCGCCTACGCCGGCAATAGTCAGGCCTTCGTCGCGGCCAGCGAGGTGCTGAACACCGTCTCGATGGTTGCGTCGGCGGTCGCAGGCACGGGAGCTTCAGACTTCTCCTCTGCCGCCAGCGGCGTGTTTTCAGCCCTTGCATCGCAAATCGTCGCAAATGGGTCTCTGGATCTGAGCAGCTCTTCCGTGGTCTCGGCGGTCGTCAGTGACACCATCGCCTCGGTCACCTCGGGAACCTCGACTTTGACGAGTGACCAGACCTCGGGCATTGCCAGTGTGGTGACCTCGGTCAATCAGGCAACGGACCAGGCGGTCGCGGACAGCGGCGGTAGTTCCACGGCGGTGCTTCTCACGAATGTCAGCGCCACCTCCATCGTGGCGCAAGGCAGCGCGTCGGCGCAGCTTCAGCAGGCAACCTCCGGCGCCGTCGATTTGTCGACGGTCGTCGCCAACAACACCGGCAGCAGCCTGAGCAATTCCGTGGGAGCCGCGGTTGGTCAGGTAGGAAGCGTCGCTCCCGCCGCGCCGACCGTGATCGGCCTGACCCCGACGGATAGCTCGCCGAACAATGCAAATCTCGTGCATTACCTGCTGACGTTCTCGGATCCGGTAACCGGCGTCAATGCGAGCGATTTCAGCCTGTCGACGACCGGGCTGACGGGCGCTTCGATCGCAGGTGTTACGCAGGTCAGTGGCAGCAACGGGACCCAATACAGCATCGCAGTCAATGCCGGGTCCGGCAACGGTACCCTCGCGTTGAACTTCACCGGCACGACCGTCCAGGATCTGGCCAACAATGCGCTGGCTGACCAATCCACTCATGTGGGGTCAACCTATGTGATCGATCAAGATACCAATGAACAAGCCGCGTTGTCTCTGACGGTCACGAATACACAGGTTAATACGGCGGGTTCTGCGGTCCTCAGCTTCGCCATCGCGGGCCTCGGACCCGAAGATACCGGCGTGGTCACCTTTACCGATGGCCAGAACAAGGTGACGGTCAACATCTCGGCGGCGCAGACGAATTACACCGCCAATCTCAGCACGCTGACGGACGGCACCATTACGTCGTCGCTGGCGGTCAACACCGATGCGGCCGGCAATTCGTTCTCGCCGGTTGCCGGCACGAGCGCCGTCGCGTTGAGCGGCTTCAACGTCTCAGGCAGCCCCTTCCAGATCATCCAGAACGGGACGGGCGACATCACGCTTGATCCGTCCGGCAGCGTCGTCGGGCAGGCCGGCGACGGCGTGATCGCGGAGCAGAGCAGCAGCGGGACCGGCAACATCATCGTCAACGCGTCGGGCAGCCTGACCGGAACGGGCAGCGGCTCGACCGGCCTGCTCGCCGAGAACCTCAACGCGGCCAATGCCGGCAACATCACGGTGACCGCCACCGGCGGCGCCAGCGGCGCGTTTGACGGGATCGACATCGTCAATCAAGGCAGCGGCAATATCGCGCTCGAAGCAGGGGGAGCGATAGCCTCGACCGTGCAGTTCGGCATTCGCGCCGAGGCGCACGGTACCGGCAGCGTGTCGGTGGTGACGGACGCCGGCAGCACCATCCATTCCGGCGGCGCCGGCGTCAGTGTCCTCAGTTTCGCTACCGCGATTGCGGCCTCCGCCAACAGCACGCTCACGGTTACGACCAACGGCACCATCAACTCCGGGACCACCAACAATCCCAGCGGCTCGGTGGCCCAGGGCGTGGCCGTCGGCTATTATGGCGCCAACGGTACCGCCAACACCGGCATCAGCGGCACCGTCGTCGTCAACAACAACGGCAACATCACGGCGGCGGCGGGCTACGGCATCGACGCCTACAATTACGGCAACGGCAATGTGACGGTGAACGAGGGGGCCGGCACCTCGGTCTCCGGCGCGCAATATGGCATTGGAGCGTTCGGCAACAGCTTCGGCACCGGCAATATCGCGGTCAATGTCGCGGCCAACGCCACGCTCTCGGGCGGCTCGATCTTCGGCATCCAGGCGTTCGAGAACGAGGTCGGCAGCGTCAGCGTCATGACCGCGGCCGGCGACGTCATCACCGGCGGCAGCAGCGGCATCAACGCCCAGAGCCAGGCGGGCTCCGATGGCGCCAGCAGCAGCGTCACGGTGATCGCCAACGGCACCATCCATTCCGGCTCGAACCTGACGCCGAACGGCTCGACGCCCGGAGGCATCGTTGCCGGCTACTCTCCCAATGGCCAGAACGTGGCCAACGGCAACGTCGCCGGCAACGTGTTGGTGCAGAGCAATGCCACCATCGTGGCGGCGGCGGGCGCCGGCATCAACGCCTACAACTACGGGACCGGCAACGTGACGGTCGCCACGGGTGCCACCTCGTCGACCACCGCGGCGACGACCGGCACCCAAGCCGATGGCATCAATGCCAATGCGCTCAATGGCGGCAATGTCAGCGTCACCAATGGCGGAAGCCTGACCGCTGGAACCGGCATTTTCTCCAGTACCAACCATGGCGGCTCCATCACCCTGGAGAACGACGGCCTGATCACCGCCACCGCACTGTCCGGCATCAACGTCTCGCAGAACAGCACCGGCTCGACCGGATCGGTCACCATCACCAATACCGGCACCGTGGTCGGGGCGGCCAGTCATTCCGCGATCAACGTCACGGAGAATCCCACCGGCACGGTGACGATCAACAACTCCGGCACTATCGGCGCGGTCGCGACGGCGGCCTCGACCCCTGCCATCACCGAGAACGGCGGCATAGCCGTCGTGATCAACAACGCCGGCCAGATCGACGGCGGCGTCCTCACCAACAGCACCGGCGGCTTTACCGGCACGTTCAACAACAATGCCGGCGCGAGCTGGCAATCCGGCTACATCGACGACGAGGGCACCATCACCGCATCGGGTGTTGGCTCGGCGATCGCGGTGCTGGGCACATCGGGCGGCATCACTGTCGCCAACAATGCCGCCGGCAGCCTGACGGTCGCGGCCGGTGCTGCCCTGACCGCCGATTTCCTCAACATCGGGCAGCTGCTCGGCAGCTCGGGAACCGTTACCGTCACTGGCGCGGGCACCACGGTCAACACCACGGCCGGCCAGTACCAGAACATCCTGGCCGGCAATGACGGCACGGCGTCGCTGACCATCTCCAACCAGGCGGTAGTCACGACAACCAATATGGAGGTTGCGAACAATTTCGATGCCGGCGTCACCGACACGCTGATCGTCGACGGCGCAACGCTTAATGCCGTCCAGAACCTGACCATTGCCAATGCCGGCACCGCCAACGCCACGGTTGAAAACGGCGGCACGATCTCGACCGGCTTCCTTTCCATGTCCAGCCAGGCCGGCAGCGCCGGCAGCCTTACCGTGACCGGTGCAGGCTCCGTCGTCACGGCCGGTGGAATCGGCTTTGGTTCGTCCGTCAGCTCGGCAACCTTGAACGTCAGCAATGGCGGCGCCGTCGTCATCGGAACCGGCACCACGGCGATCGCGGGCGCCGTCCATGTCGGCAGCTTCGCTTCGCTGATCGGCGCCGGCACCATCAATGGCAATGTGGTGGACGACGGCAACATCACGGCGCTCGGACTTTTGGACATCACGGGTGTCCTGAGCGGGTCGGGATCGATCAATATCAATGACGGGGGGACGCTCGAGCTTGCCGGATCCGGCGCCGAGAGCATGTTCTTTGCCGGCGGCAACGACACGCTGAAGCTCGACAACACGCCGGGCTTCACCGGGACGATCGCGGGGTTCTCGGGAAGCTCCGGCAACTTTACCGTCACCGGTCTGGGCAACGTCACGGCGGCAACGGGAGACGCGATCGACTTCACCTCGTCGGGAGGTGTCGTCGGCAGCCCGGCCAATGTGATCGTCACGACCGGCGGGGCAATCACCGGCGCGGCGAACGGCATCAACATCATCCAGAACGGGGTCGGGGACATCACGGTTGACCCGACCGGGAGCGTGACCGGTCAGGCCGGCGACGGGCTGATCGCGGAGCAGAGCAGCAGTGGGACCGGCAACATTGTCGTCAGCGCGTCAGGCAGCCTGGCCGGTCAAGGCACCGGGTCGGAAGGCCTGCTCGCCGAGAACCTCAACGCGGCCAATGCCGGCAATATCACCGTCACCGCAACCGGTGGCGCCAATGGCGCTTACGGTATCGACACTCTGCAGGACGGCAACGGCAATATCTCGATCGAAGCGGCAGGAACTGTCAGCGGCAGTGTGCAATACGGCATTCGGGCCCTGAGCTACGGCTCCGGCAGCCAGACGATCCTGACGGACGCCGGAACCAACATCAATTCAGCCAGCAGCGGCATCAGCGCCGCCAATCGCGACACCACGATCACAGCATCTGCCAATAGCTTCATCACCGTCACCAACAATGCCACCATCAATTCCGGAACCACCAACAACCTCAGCGGCTCGGTGCCGTTCGGCATCGG is part of the Bradyrhizobium erythrophlei genome and encodes:
- a CDS encoding Ig-like domain-containing protein — encoded protein: MSNDGVTSIIGNQNAAVTDGNNSLILAGNGNDTLIAGASSIVTAGNGSDKITVGANGIIIAGNGNDTLTSGANSLITVGNGNDTITAGANSLIVAGNGNDTVHLGANNIVTVGNGKDTFVLPSSSQVTLSTPSSLAVNEDGAVALAIGVGSSGFGFGNEAILGFNASNDKLQFNTSQFANFAAVMASAKQVGNDAVITGDASDTIVLSGVRLSSLTASDFSFTSTSNISVTISGIPAGVTLSDTAGTVAVTNGSATLTQAQLAGLTLKAGEVTAATLTVTATDASTGHSVSKTIALSVNPVAPTLMGPASLTVSAGAAIALGITETPFDARDTISLTIKGVPADASLSAGIKNADGTWTLSPPQLAGLTLQAGSATTAALTVTATNTLGQTASTSETIQLNVVTPLKVTFDTVSFTDTGVQGDHITNNSSVTLSGTVTDNLTVSQVRVFNGSTLLGTATVDNVHHTWSLTKMLADGTYNQLVVKATDSAGTTAAASTTQYVEIDTTAPALVSQSESVSGLTQSKIDVITVNATDANGVASVAIYDDATGHLLGNATLSNGTWSYSATGLSDGAHNFYAVITDAAGNQTRTADLATVTVDTTPPTATISASVTGATNVTSDVITINAADANGVASVAIDDNGNFIANATQTSPGVWNYVATGLGQGSHDFTAVVTDNAGNSSTTGHASVSVDTTAPSVTFDTVSYDHTGAANFTKDGTVTLSGTTADNVTVSQVQVFSGTQLLGNAVVDNTSHTWTLTENLGPGIYTNLSATATDEAGNTSTASNADATQTLHVDQTAPSVTFATVSFVDTGTPNDGITGNNLVTLSGSVTDDVTVSQVQVFNGSQLLGNAVVDNNSHSWTLTTNLADGTYANLNATATDEAGNTTSVANASTTSSLQIDTASPTITFNNVTLTNPADTSGTLSSDGGVTLSGTVSDNVSLSQVQVFNGTELLGTANVVNGAWTLTTSLAQGSYNQFHATATDEAGNVADAGINHVVTVSPESGYVIDGYIQGATVFADTNRNGKLDPGEASGVTDASGHFVLGPGTTSGTLVLTGGVDTATNLPFTGVMTAPTGSSQVTPLTTLVQSVAAANGGDVASASQAVANALGLDPTVNLTNLDTVAAAYAGNSQAFVAASEVLNTVSMVASAVAGTGASDFSSAASGVFSALASQIVANGSLDLSSSSVVSAVVSDTIASVTSGTSTLTSDQTSGIASVVTSVNQATDQAVADSGGSSTAVLLTNVSATSIVAQGSASAQLQQATSGAVDLSTVVANNTGSSLSNSVGAAVGQVGSVAPAAPTVIGLTPTDSSPNNANLVHYLLTFSDPVTGVNASDFSLSTTGLTGASIAGVTQVSGSNGTQYSIAVNAGSGNGTLALNFTGTTVQDLANNALADQSTHVGSTYVIDQDTNEQAALSLTVTNTQVNTAGSAVLSFAIAGLGPEDTGVVTFTDGQNKVTVNISAAQTNYTANLSTLTDGTITSSLAVNTDAAGNSFSPVAGTSAVALSGFNVSGSPFQIIQNGTGDITLDPSGSVVGQAGDGVIAEQSSSGTGNIIVNASGSLTGTGSGSTGLLAENLNAANAGNITVTATGGASGAFDGIDIVNQGSGNIALEAGGAIASTVQFGIRAEAHGTGSVSVVTDAGSTIHSGGAGVSVLSFATAIAASANSTLTVTTNGTINSGTTNNPSGSVAQGVAVGYYGANGTANTGISGTVVVNNNGNITAAAGYGIDAYNYGNGNVTVNEGAGTSVSGAQYGIGAFGNSFGTGNIAVNVAANATLSGGSIFGIQAFENEVGSVSVMTAAGDVITGGSSGINAQSQAGSDGASSSVTVIANGTIHSGSNLTPNGSTPGGIVAGYSPNGQNVANGNVAGNVLVQSNATIVAAAGAGINAYNYGTGNVTVATGATSSTTAATTGTQADGINANALNGGNVSVTNGGSLTAGTGIFSSTNHGGSITLENDGLITATALSGINVSQNSTGSTGSVTITNTGTVVGAASHSAINVTENPTGTVTINNSGTIGAVATAASTPAITENGGIAVVINNAGQIDGGVLTNSTGGFTGTFNNNAGASWQSGYIDDEGTITASGVGSAIAVLGTSGGITVANNAAGSLTVAAGAALTADFLNIGQLLGSSGTVTVTGAGTTVNTTAGQYQNILAGNDGTASLTISNQAVVTTTNMEVANNFDAGVTDTLIVDGATLNAVQNLTIANAGTANATVENGGTISTGFLSMSSQAGSAGSLTVTGAGSVVTAGGIGFGSSVSSATLNVSNGGAVVIGTGTTAIAGAVHVGSFASLIGAGTINGNVVDDGNITALGLLDITGVLSGSGSININDGGTLELAGSGAESMFFAGGNDTLKLDNTPGFTGTIAGFSGSSGNFTVTGLGNVTAATGDAIDFTSSGGVVGSPANVIVTTGGAITGAANGINIIQNGVGDITVDPTGSVTGQAGDGLIAEQSSSGTGNIVVSASGSLAGQGTGSEGLLAENLNAANAGNITVTATGGANGAYGIDTLQDGNGNISIEAAGTVSGSVQYGIRALSYGSGSQTILTDAGTNINSASSGISAANRDTTITASANSFITVTNNATINSGTTNNLSGSVPFGIGAGYNGIGGLTSIANTNVNGTVTVNNNGNITAAAGYGIDAYNYGNGNVTVNEGAGTAVSGAQYGIGAFGNSFGTGNIAVNVAANATLSGGSIFGIQAFENEVGSVSVMTAAGDVITGGSSGINAQSQAGSDGASSSVTVIANGTIHSGSNLTPNGSTPGGIVAGYSPNGQNVANGNVAGNVLVQSNATIVAAAGAGINAYNYGTGNVTVATGATSSITAATTGTQADGINANALNGGNVSVTNGGSLTAGTGIFSSTNHGGSITLENDGLITATAFSGINVSQNSTGSTGSVTITNTGTVVGAASHSAINVAENPTGTVTINNSGTIGAVATAASTPAITENGGIAVVINNAGQIDGGVLTNSTGGFTGTFNNNAGGTWQSGYIDDEGTITASGAGSAITIVGASNGMTVGYSGTGALTVEAGAAVTAGSLNIGQLVGSHGAVDVTGAGTTLNTTVGQYQNILVGLDGTASLAIADHAVVTTTNMNDAVKYDVGVTDTIDVNDATLNATQNMSIAGAGTANATVENGGTITAGFLNIGSQAGGTGSLTVTGAGSVVTATNFLGVGSSQSSGTLAVSGGGSAISDGGIDDEGTITASGTGSAITVVGASNGINVGYSDTGNLSVAAGATLTTDFLNIAQLAGSTGTVNVTGAGTTLNTTSGQYQEIAVGFDGTAALTIADQAVVTTTNMDVAVNFDAGVTDTLVVNGATLNSQYLNIADAGTANATVENGGIVDAGSITIASQAGSTGSLTVTGAGSVVQTSGLTLGSSQSSATLAVANGGAVDIGAGTITIADAVHVGLGTALQGAGIINGNLVDDGSVIATGGLLEVTGELSGTTGSVTIDDGATLELAGSGAEIFTFAGGSDTLQLDNALGFTGTLSEVASAAGNFTVTGQGNVTSATGDAIDFTSSGNAANMMITLGGTITGAVNGINVIQNGSGDITLDPSGSVVGQAGDGVIAEQSSSGTGNIIVNASGSLTGTGSGSTGLLAENLNAANAGNITVTATGGASGAFDGIDIVNQGSGNIALEAGGAIASTVQFGIRAEAHGTGSVSVVTDAGSTIHSGGAGVSVLSFATAIAASANSTLTVTTNGTINSGTTNNPSGSVAQGVAVGYYGANGTANTGISGTVVVNNNGNITAAAGYGIDAYNYGNGNVTVNEGAGTSVSGAQYGIGAFGNSFGTGNIAVNVAANATLSGGSIFGIQAFENEVGSVSVMTAAGDVITGGSSGINAQSQAGSDGASSSVTVIANGTIHSGSNLTPNGSTPGGIVAGYSPNGQNVANGNVAGNVLVQSNATIVAAAGAGINAYNYGTGNVTVATGATSSITAATTGTQADGINANALNGGNVSVTNGGSLTAGTGIFSSTNHGGSITLENDGLITATAFSGINVSQNSTGSTGSVTITNTGTVVGAASHSAINVTENPTGTVTINNSGTIGAVATAASTPAITENGGIAVIINNSGQIDGGVLTNSTGGFTGTFNNNAGASWQSGFIDDEGTITASGVGSAIAVVGNSIGMTVGNSATGIMTIEADAMLSASFLNIGNLAGSHGTVDITGAGTTANFTSGQYQNIGVGFDGTASLTIADHAVVTTTNIDVAVHFDAGVTDTLDINNATLISQNIIIGDGGTATATVENGGTLTAGFISLALQPGSTGSLTVDGAGSLVTATGLNFGSSASSATLTITHGGAIDIGTGATSVAGAVHVGSSAVLMGTGTIHADLVNDGSVVVTGATLDVSGSVTGSGGFTIDNGAHLEFGSSVAATDTVVFQASTGSLILDHSSSFAGLISGFTGDGTLAGSDQIDLTDISYTSSSFSETYDPVHDTLSVSDGTNSALLHLVGTYVAQNFSFASDGGTGTIVYDPPVNSGAPASHGSLPEVGRGNTNTAAGDAYAMSNGSGFSFAHLDHGNSAGFHPLDLSQPDSHWLATSPITSQAPDPGLGAGVHPDGHYLASPFAPAGAELHLTHFHLV